Genomic window (Vampirovibrionales bacterium):
GGAGATAGCGTTGACCCGCACGTTCTGAGGGCCCAAATCGCTGGCGAGATACCGCACGCTCATTTCCAGAGAAGCCTTGGCGACGCCCATCACGTTGTAATTCTCCACGACGCGCTCGCCGCCCAGATAACTCAGGGTGATAATGCTGCCGCCGCCCGCTTTCTCAAACAGCGGCACGGCGCGATGGGCCATCGCCGTCAGCGAATAGGCGCTGATGTCATGCGCCAGCAGAAAGCCATCGCGCGAGGTTTCGACAAACGATCCGGTCAGGTCTTCTTTTTTGGCGAAGGCCACGCTATGCACCAGCGTGTCGAGCTTGCCAAACGTGGCGTTAATCGCCGAAAAAGCCTCGTTGAGTTCTTCGTCGCGCGTCACATCGAGCGGCAAAATAAGCGAGCCGGGTAAGGGCTCGGCTAATTCCCGCACGTTTTTTTCGAGCCGCTCGCCCTGGTACGTAAACGCCAGCCGCATGCCTGCTTCGCTCAAGGCTTGGGCAATCGCCCAGGCGATGCTCGACTTGTGCGCCGCGCCCACAATCAGGCCGGTTTTACCGGCGAGCAGGCCGCGTAAAGGTAATTGCCGCACTTCTTCAGCGTCGACGGGGGGCGTACAGGCGTCTGTCATGGTCATCTAGAGGGATCTCCCTTTATCGATATCGCCTTTGCCAGCGATCTGCAGGCATTTTAGCGGCAACGAGCGCGTTTTTCAACGGCGGGGCTGCTCGGGGAGATTCCCGGCTTTACCTGCGCGCGGTGCGTGTCGCGAGCAGGATTACTGGCTGGATAAGGCCAAAAACGCGGCGATAGCGGCGCCGACGGCGATTGCCAGCGCAAAGCCCACGTTCGCCACAGTAAAGAGGATTTTACGACGTCTGGGCCAATCGCTGGTCCAGGCTAGAATCAGCGCAACCGGGGCGGGGAGAATCATGACGGTTAGAATTAACAAAGCGGTGAGCGAGCGAAACGGCTTCGGCTTCCCAGCCGCGCTGGCCGCCAGAGCGCCTGGCGCGAGGCCTGATGCGTCGTTCTGGGGCTCCGTGAAGCCAAAGCGACTCGCCCCAAAACGCGAGCCGCCCGCCGCATCCACAGGAGGCGGGGGATTGGGCGCCGTGTCCGCGACAGAGGTCGGGCCAGCCTGCTGCGGGGCCGCTTCCGGTAGAAACAGATAATCCAGCGACTGGGCAACCCCTTTGGCGCTTGGCTGCGCGCGAACGTCGCCCGGTTGCGGCCAGAAATCTTCAGCCGGCTGCGGTAAAGGCGCTGAATCCGGCGCGCTTTGGGCGATATCGGACGGCGCCGGGGTTTCTGTCGGCGTTGCGGCTGCGGACGGCTGCTTTGAGAGCCAGTGCAAGGTATTGAGCGGCGGCGTCGGTGAGGCCGGATCGACCGATGCCCCGGCGGCGAGGCCGCCCAGCGCGGCGGGAAACGTCGAGCGCAAGCTCCCTGCCGGATTTCCTGCAAAAGGAAGGGCTTCTCTGGCGGGCACGATGGCCGGGCCTCCCAGCGTCAGGGGCGGCGGCGCAATCGGACTGCCGGAAGACGACATGTCTGCGGCTGAGGACGTTGCTGCGAGTGGCTGCGGGGGGTCGTAATAGCCTTGTTGCAGGTCGACAGGCTCGGGCGTTTCGCTGAGCGATTCGTAATCGAGCCGCGCTTGCGCGGCGCCGGTGACGATCGCGCCGCAACTGTCGCATAGTATCTGGGCGCGACCCAATTCGCTGGCGCATTGAGGGCATTGCATCGGGCAGATTGATCCTGTTCGACTCTCTCAGCCTTATTATAGCGGCAGATGCCCAAATGCGCGCGCCCGATGCGTGCGTCAAGTCCTAATCCAGACTTGCGTCATGCGCTGTGGCGCGCGCGTTGCCGTGCAGGCGTTTCCTCGTTAGAATAGGCTTTTCCCGCGTTCTCACGTTTTTAATAGGGAGGCCTTGCGCCCACGATGAAAATCCTGCTGAGCGGTTCCTCGGGCTTTGTTGGCAAGGCGCTTTGCGAGGCGCTGGAACGCGATGGCCATACGATATTGCGTCTCGTGCGCCGTGAGCCGCGCCATGAGCTTGAACTTCGCTGGGATCCGGCGGCGGGCGAGATTGATGCGGCTGCGCTGGCCCGTCTTGCCCCCGAGGACGCCCCCCTTGACGCTGTGATTCATCTGGCGGGAGAGTCCGTGTTTGGGCTCTGGACCAAGGGGAAAAAGGCGGCCATTCGCAACAGTCGCCTGCAAGCGACCCGATTGCTGGGCAAAACCATCGTGTCGCTGCCCATCAAGCCCAAGACGTTTATCAACGCGTCGGCCATTGGCTACTATGGTCATCGCGGCGATGAATTGCTGACTGAGCTTAGTTCGCCAGCCGCCGCCGTCGATCGCCAGCCGCGCGTGTCGCCGATGCCTTTGATAGACCCGCAATGGGGCGGGCGTTTCCTGTCACAAACGTGCATGGACAACGAAGCTGAAGCGCAGGCGGTTCTGACCTCGGGCGTCCGGCTGGTTAATCTGCGATTTGGCATGGTGCTGGGTCGCGGCGGCGGGGCGCTGGCCAAAATGCTGCCGGCCTTTCGTTTGGGCGTGGCGGGGCCGCTCGGCTGGCGCGGCGCTCAATATATGAGTTGGGTCAGTCTGACGGATCTCACGCGGGCAATTCAATTCGCCCTGCAAACGCCTGAACTGCGCGGCCCTGTGAACGTCGTCGCCCCTCAGCCCGTTTCCAATCGCGATTTTACGACGGCCTTGAGTCGTCGGGTTTTCTGGCTGCGCCCGTTGGCGGGAATCGCCAATCGTTTCGCCGTTCCGGCTCCGGCGTTAAAGCTGGCATTGGGCGAGTTTGGTAATGCGCTATTGCTGTCCAGCGTCCGCGCACAGCCAACGCACTTGCAGGAAGCCGGTTTTGCTTTTGAACATGCGACGTTAGACGCGGCGCTTCAGGCCGCTGTTTGAGGTGTGGCCTGCCCGTGCGGCTCTTGTGAACGCTGATGCGCTTTCGCTCGCAGCGCCGCCCACGCCGTGACTGGTAATGAAACGCACGCGGCAATCATGGCGGTTAAAATCCAGCTGATCCAGCCAACGACGTCTTCCTGATTGAG
Coding sequences:
- a CDS encoding DUF1731 domain-containing protein, translating into MKILLSGSSGFVGKALCEALERDGHTILRLVRREPRHELELRWDPAAGEIDAAALARLAPEDAPLDAVIHLAGESVFGLWTKGKKAAIRNSRLQATRLLGKTIVSLPIKPKTFINASAIGYYGHRGDELLTELSSPAAAVDRQPRVSPMPLIDPQWGGRFLSQTCMDNEAEAQAVLTSGVRLVNLRFGMVLGRGGGALAKMLPAFRLGVAGPLGWRGAQYMSWVSLTDLTRAIQFALQTPELRGPVNVVAPQPVSNRDFTTALSRRVFWLRPLAGIANRFAVPAPALKLALGEFGNALLLSSVRAQPTHLQEAGFAFEHATLDAALQAAV
- a CDS encoding enoyl-ACP reductase, with amino-acid sequence MTDACTPPVDAEEVRQLPLRGLLAGKTGLIVGAAHKSSIAWAIAQALSEAGMRLAFTYQGERLEKNVRELAEPLPGSLILPLDVTRDEELNEAFSAINATFGKLDTLVHSVAFAKKEDLTGSFVETSRDGFLLAHDISAYSLTAMAHRAVPLFEKAGGGSIITLSYLGGERVVENYNVMGVAKASLEMSVRYLASDLGPQNVRVNAISAGPIKTLAARGISGFSKILDHMEARTPMRRNVEAAEVGDTALFLASHLSRGITGEVIHVDAGFHAVAY